A portion of the Aphelocoma coerulescens isolate FSJ_1873_10779 chromosome 1, UR_Acoe_1.0, whole genome shotgun sequence genome contains these proteins:
- the MRPL48 gene encoding large ribosomal subunit protein mL48: MMAAIPKVLCSEKGVLLRQVLALSRAATPRQNRLCAAGDALLSCHRSYRSRPTHGIGKFKYLLPKEVPKRRKEKVQMKEISAGTEYQYGDVNIQMTSYDLCLVEHFAQYVHRLCNRLSVQVNESYAMPTKTNEVLFLEERGSKMQLDAVLTTHQRVVQIRGLSSTFAPILLEIIQSNQPEGVHLLVKQHTEADFKSRLKSRPQLEELLAQMS, from the exons ATGATGGCGGCGATTCCGAAG gtgctgtgctCGGAGAAGGGAGTGTTGCTCAGGCAGGTGCTTGCCCTCAGCAG AGCAGCAACACCCCGACAAAACCGTCTATGTGCTGCAG GTGATGCACTCCTGAGTTGCCACAGATCCTACAGATCCCGACCTACACATGGAATTGGGAAGTTTAAATACCTGCTCCCAAAGGAG GTTccaaagaggagaaaggaaaaggtgcagatgaaagagaTCAGTGCTGGCACTGAGTACCAGTATGGAGATGTCAACATCCAGATGACTTCCTATGATCTGTGCCTGGTGGAGCATTTTGCTCAGTATGTCCATAGACTCTGCAACCGGCTCTCAGTCCAGGTCAATGAGAG CTATGCCATGCCCACCAAAACCAACGAGGTGCTGTTCCTGGAAGAGAGGGGATCCAAAATGCAGCTGGATGCAGTCCTGACCACCCACCAGAGGGTTGTCCAG ATCCGTGGTTTGAGTTCAACGTTTGCTCCCATACTCCTGGAAATCATTCAGAGTAACCAGCCTGAGGGGGTCCATCTGTTAGTGAAACAG CACACGGAAGCCGATTTCAAGAGCCGATTGAAGTCTCGACCACAGCTGGAAGAGCTGCTGGCACAGATGTCCTGA
- the COA4 gene encoding cytochrome c oxidase assembly factor 4 homolog, mitochondrial — MAKAGHAWSRAAAAQGEAEEGEDPLDAMIARTGCLEQHRQLQECMAERQDWRHCQAQLRAFGACMARRQQRERGASPAQPPD, encoded by the coding sequence ATGGCGAAGGCCGGGCACGCCTGGAGccgcgcggcggcggcgcaggGCGAGGCTGAGGAGGGCGAGGATCCCCTGGATGCCATGATCGCGCGGACCGGCTGCCTGGAGCAGCACCGGCAGCTGCAGGAGTGCATGGCGGAGCGGCAGGACTGGCGGCACTGCCAGGCGCAGCTCCGCGCCTTCGGGGCCTGCATGgcccggcggcagcagcgggagCGCGGAGCGAGCCCCGCCCAGCCCCCGGACTGA